A single region of the Thermodesulfatator indicus DSM 15286 genome encodes:
- a CDS encoding flavodoxin family protein has protein sequence MKILAFQGSPRIGGNTDLLLDSFLKGAEEAGAIIEKIYLYRVEIGPCIECGECDDTGECVISDDMKNIYPKIDAADVIVMASPIFFYNISSRTQALVERSQARWVCKYVLKKEPPFGREKQGIFLSLGATKGKKLFEGAQRVIRYFFDAVYARYEGGLFYRGIEKKGDIKKHPSALKEAYALGKAVGEGTPPETWPLVRDPSP, from the coding sequence ATGAAAATTTTGGCCTTTCAGGGTAGTCCTAGAATAGGCGGTAACACAGATTTACTCCTGGATTCTTTTTTAAAAGGAGCGGAGGAAGCAGGAGCCATCATTGAAAAAATATATTTATATCGCGTTGAGATTGGCCCCTGTATAGAATGCGGCGAATGTGATGACACTGGTGAATGTGTAATCTCTGATGACATGAAAAACATTTACCCCAAAATTGATGCTGCTGACGTAATAGTCATGGCCTCGCCTATCTTTTTTTACAACATATCTTCACGCACCCAGGCCCTGGTGGAACGAAGCCAGGCCCGCTGGGTGTGTAAATACGTTCTCAAAAAAGAACCTCCCTTTGGCCGTGAAAAACAGGGGATATTTCTTTCTCTCGGGGCTACCAAAGGCAAAAAGCTCTTTGAAGGCGCCCAAAGAGTTATAAGATACTTTTTTGACGCGGTTTACGCCCGCTATGAAGGCGGGCTTTTTTACCGGGGCATAGAAAAAAAAGGAGACATTAAAAAACACCCAAGCGCCCTCAAAGAGGCCTATGCGCTGGGCAAAGCCGTGGGAGAAGGGACCCCACCAGAAACCTGGCCTCTGGTGCGAGACCCTTCTCCTTAA
- a CDS encoding ABC transporter ATP-binding protein, giving the protein MLKVDVKKKYPSFELKAQFTINPRSYSILLGPSGAGKSLTLRLIAGFELPDQGKIIYNEKDLTPLPPEDRPVVYLPQSLGLFPHMTVRQNLEYPFRCKRKQPNNFFIKDIVKEFGLEKLIDKKPRVLSGGEKQRVALARAILSTPEIFLLDEPLSSLDFDLKVKLVKFLKKIHEKFKLTILHVTYDPFEAISLGEKILVIEKGKIRAPQDSKTLKEFFNLMNNLEKYMESR; this is encoded by the coding sequence ATGCTGAAAGTCGATGTTAAGAAAAAATATCCATCTTTTGAACTGAAAGCCCAATTCACTATCAACCCAAGAAGTTACAGCATCCTTCTTGGCCCAAGTGGAGCGGGCAAAAGCCTGACTTTGCGGTTAATTGCAGGCTTTGAACTGCCAGACCAAGGGAAGATAATCTATAACGAAAAAGATCTCACCCCTTTGCCCCCAGAGGATAGACCTGTGGTCTATCTACCCCAAAGCCTGGGATTGTTCCCTCACATGACTGTAAGACAAAACCTGGAATATCCGTTTAGGTGCAAAAGAAAACAGCCGAATAATTTCTTTATAAAGGACATAGTTAAAGAATTTGGCTTGGAAAAGCTTATAGATAAAAAACCACGCGTACTGAGTGGAGGAGAAAAACAAAGAGTTGCTCTGGCCAGGGCTATTCTTTCAACACCAGAGATATTTCTTCTTGATGAACCTCTATCCAGCCTTGACTTTGATTTAAAAGTAAAACTAGTAAAATTCTTAAAGAAAATTCATGAAAAATTTAAACTAACTATACTCCACGTAACCTATGATCCATTTGAGGCTATATCCTTAGGAGAAAAAATATTGGTTATTGAAAAAGGAAAAATTCGAGCGCCACAAGACTCCAAAACTTTAAAAGAATTTTTTAACCTGATGAATAACTTAGAAAAATATATGGAAAGTAGATAA
- a CDS encoding ABC transporter permease, with protein sequence MWATILGCLLGVPLAYLLARSEFKGKSFVESIINLPVAIPHVAAGIALLSLLNPRTTVGKFFSLFHITFTDTIYGVIIAMLFVSLSFVIGAAITGFDNVEEDIEMVSRSLGASPSYTFWHITLPLAFPAILRGAVLAFARSISEVGALLVIAYYPKTAPIIMLDRFEQYGLTSARPVTVLVIVVSLILFFVLFYLSKRYAESRC encoded by the coding sequence TTGTGGGCCACTATTTTGGGTTGTCTTTTAGGGGTGCCCCTAGCTTATCTGCTAGCCAGATCTGAATTTAAAGGAAAGTCTTTTGTTGAAAGCATAATAAACCTTCCAGTGGCTATTCCTCACGTAGCCGCAGGAATAGCCTTGCTTTCCCTTCTTAATCCTAGGACTACTGTCGGGAAGTTTTTTTCTTTATTCCACATCACTTTTACAGATACCATTTACGGCGTAATAATAGCTATGCTTTTTGTCAGCCTTTCTTTTGTAATAGGCGCAGCCATAACCGGGTTTGATAACGTAGAAGAGGATATTGAAATGGTCTCCCGCAGTCTTGGAGCTTCTCCTTCTTACACATTTTGGCATATAACTCTTCCGCTAGCCTTTCCCGCTATTTTAAGAGGAGCAGTACTTGCCTTTGCAAGAAGTATTAGCGAAGTAGGCGCTTTGCTGGTTATCGCTTATTATCCTAAAACAGCGCCTATTATCATGCTTGATCGATTTGAACAGTATGGCCTCACCTCGGCCAGGCCTGTAACAGTGCTTGTAATAGTAGTTTCCTTAATACTCTTTTTTGTCCTTTTCTATTTGAGCAAACGATATGCTGAAAGTCGATGTTAA
- a CDS encoding IS5 family transposase — protein MFRENNTNLTIGEHLIYQNLPDDILARINKLINWDPFQQILASLHPSKVGRKAYNPVQMLKILIIQQIYGHSDPEMELMLKGNLFYRRFLGLSAIDPVPDYSTISRFRSDLKSLNLYRRCFEELKRQLAQKGFELRSGKIIDARLVKAARRPGKDDDASFIKKGKKTVYGYKDHIAIDVKNEFVSEFVCTPANVHDSQVLDELLEGEEASVFADKAYDKQELRRRCRKKGIFCGVLAKARRNRPLSARQKKRNRIFSRIRAKVERVFGIFSLHLQREKARYVGLFANEIHLFLTCFTYNLLNLAWQTRRKEAI, from the coding sequence ATGTTCAGAGAAAACAATACAAATCTAACTATAGGCGAACATCTTATCTATCAAAACTTGCCTGATGACATCTTGGCTCGTATCAATAAACTCATCAATTGGGATCCTTTTCAACAAATCCTCGCTTCTCTTCATCCTTCTAAAGTTGGACGCAAGGCTTATAACCCCGTCCAGATGCTAAAAATCCTCATCATTCAACAAATCTACGGCCACTCTGACCCGGAAATGGAACTTATGCTCAAAGGCAACCTCTTCTACCGTCGCTTCCTTGGCCTCTCTGCTATTGACCCCGTTCCTGACTACTCTACTATATCTCGCTTCCGTTCTGATCTCAAATCCTTGAACCTTTATCGTAGGTGCTTTGAAGAACTTAAACGGCAGCTCGCTCAGAAGGGTTTTGAACTTCGCTCTGGCAAAATCATTGATGCTCGTCTGGTTAAAGCGGCTAGACGTCCTGGCAAGGATGATGATGCCTCTTTTATCAAAAAAGGCAAAAAGACTGTCTACGGCTACAAAGACCATATTGCTATTGACGTTAAAAATGAGTTTGTTTCAGAGTTCGTTTGCACACCAGCTAACGTGCACGATTCCCAAGTTCTTGATGAATTACTTGAAGGAGAAGAGGCAAGTGTTTTTGCAGATAAAGCTTATGATAAGCAAGAGTTAAGGAGGAGGTGTCGTAAGAAGGGGATATTTTGTGGAGTTTTAGCAAAGGCCAGGAGGAATAGGCCCCTTTCGGCCAGACAGAAGAAGAGGAATCGAATTTTTTCTCGTATAAGGGCCAAGGTAGAGCGAGTATTTGGCATTTTTTCCTTACATCTTCAGAGGGAGAAGGCGAGATATGTGGGACTATTTGCCAACGAAATTCATTTATTTTTAACCTGTTTTACGTATAATCTTTTGAATTTAGCGTGGCAGACGAGGAGAAAGGAGGCGATTTAG
- a CDS encoding MBL fold metallo-hydrolase has protein sequence MELKITILVENSVIYPFDVLGEHGFSVFIEMKDFSFLFDTGQGKALINNSLALKKDLRTIKFLYLSHGHYDHTGGLVELLKVKSPLDIYAHPDIFLERYWIKEDIKKYIGIPFPRFYLENLGAKFVLHREFQEIAPNVFSSGEVKRETPFEKIDKEMKKKVEGQLVQDDILDDYSLAIKTKKGLVIILGCAHSGMVNVINHFVQQTGIDQIYAVIGGTHLGFADEEQLEETIKVLKDYEIAKLGVSHCTGLTASAKIFNSFREKFFFASVGAVLEV, from the coding sequence ATGGAACTAAAGATTACCATTTTAGTAGAAAATAGTGTTATCTATCCTTTTGATGTATTGGGAGAACATGGATTTAGTGTGTTTATAGAAATGAAAGATTTCAGTTTTTTATTTGATACCGGGCAAGGAAAAGCTCTGATAAACAATTCTTTAGCATTAAAAAAAGATTTAAGGACTATAAAGTTTCTTTATCTTTCCCATGGCCATTATGATCATACAGGAGGGTTAGTAGAGCTTCTTAAGGTAAAATCTCCTCTGGATATTTATGCTCATCCTGACATATTTCTTGAACGCTACTGGATCAAAGAAGATATAAAAAAGTATATAGGAATACCTTTCCCTAGATTTTATTTAGAAAACTTAGGTGCCAAATTCGTTCTTCATAGAGAATTTCAAGAAATTGCACCAAACGTATTTTCCTCTGGAGAAGTAAAAAGAGAAACACCATTTGAAAAGATAGACAAAGAAATGAAGAAAAAAGTAGAAGGTCAATTGGTTCAAGATGATATTCTTGATGACTATTCTTTAGCTATTAAGACTAAAAAAGGACTTGTGATTATCCTTGGTTGTGCCCATTCAGGTATGGTTAATGTTATAAATCATTTTGTGCAGCAAACGGGTATTGACCAAATATATGCTGTTATAGGTGGTACTCATCTGGGGTTTGCCGATGAGGAGCAACTCGAAGAGACAATTAAAGTTTTAAAAGATTACGAAATTGCCAAATTAGGTGTTTCTCACTGTACAGGGCTTACCGCTTCCGCCAAAATCTTTAATAGTTTTAGGGAAAAGTTCTTCTTTGCTTCAGTAGGTGCAGTGCTGGAAGTGTAA
- a CDS encoding ABC transporter ATP-binding protein, whose protein sequence is MPGQDTFAIKVENLVKRYGVITALKGISFTIKSGELFALLGPNGAGKTTTIRILCGLTRPTGGQAFFYEVDVFKEPIQAKKMVGLVPQAINLDLELTLKENLLIHGLLFGLSREQIRKRSYELLRFAELWDRANEKVKTLSGGMRRRLLIIRALLHQPRILFLDEPTVGLDPHIRRKLWGLIKSIQQKGTTILLTTHYIEEAEFLADRVAFINAGRLVAIDTPQALMKQLGEYAVDIVRGTELETKFFPDRKAAEEFSLKLSNEVESVILRRINLEDAFVYFTGRKV, encoded by the coding sequence ATGCCTGGCCAGGATACTTTCGCCATAAAAGTGGAAAATCTGGTTAAACGCTACGGGGTTATAACGGCCCTTAAAGGTATATCCTTTACCATCAAATCAGGGGAGCTTTTTGCTCTCCTTGGCCCTAACGGAGCTGGGAAAACTACTACTATTCGAATCCTCTGTGGTCTTACCAGGCCTACCGGAGGTCAGGCCTTTTTTTATGAAGTAGATGTTTTTAAAGAGCCAATTCAGGCCAAAAAAATGGTAGGGCTTGTCCCTCAGGCCATTAACCTTGACCTGGAATTAACCCTTAAGGAAAATCTCCTTATTCATGGTCTTCTTTTTGGCTTAAGTCGTGAGCAAATTCGTAAACGCTCTTACGAACTATTACGTTTTGCTGAACTCTGGGATAGGGCTAATGAAAAAGTCAAAACCCTTTCTGGGGGTATGAGAAGAAGGCTACTTATCATAAGGGCTCTTCTTCATCAGCCACGAATTCTCTTTTTAGATGAACCTACCGTAGGGCTTGACCCTCATATCAGGCGCAAATTGTGGGGGCTTATAAAAAGCATTCAACAGAAGGGTACAACTATTTTGCTAACCACCCATTACATAGAAGAAGCGGAATTCCTGGCCGATCGGGTAGCTTTTATAAACGCCGGTCGTTTGGTGGCTATAGATACCCCTCAGGCCCTTATGAAACAGCTGGGGGAATATGCTGTGGATATTGTCCGAGGAACAGAACTCGAGACCAAATTTTTCCCCGACCGTAAGGCAGCCGAAGAATTTAGCTTGAAACTTTCAAATGAAGTTGAGTCTGTTATCCTCAGACGCATAAACCTTGAAGACGCCTTTGTGTATTTTACTGGACGTAAAGTATGA
- a CDS encoding ABC transporter permease: protein MKGFLAVYLRELFIIWHRLPRMLLSFSVSPILYLVAFGFGLGKHLEVGGRPYLEFLIPGLVAASSMTQGFGINVEINVARFYLKVFEEFQAAPISNLAYVLGEILAGVTRAFISVLIIILVTLVAGVSLNFGFYFWLGVFLNAFIFASLGVASAMLIKAHSDQALISNFIITPMVFLGGTFFPVENMPGPVQWLLKALPLTHASHMIRSAAYGEGLIPSSLVILLVLSVLGLVLAYRSVDKARD from the coding sequence ATGAAAGGTTTTCTGGCTGTTTATTTGCGAGAGCTTTTTATTATCTGGCATCGTCTGCCACGAATGCTACTTTCTTTTTCTGTTTCTCCTATTCTTTATCTAGTTGCCTTTGGTTTTGGTCTAGGGAAACACCTTGAAGTGGGAGGAAGACCTTATCTTGAATTTCTTATCCCAGGGTTGGTGGCCGCTTCTTCCATGACCCAGGGTTTTGGCATAAATGTAGAAATAAACGTGGCCCGTTTTTATCTAAAAGTTTTTGAAGAGTTTCAAGCAGCTCCTATTTCAAATCTGGCTTATGTGCTGGGAGAGATCCTGGCAGGGGTTACCCGGGCTTTTATTTCGGTACTCATAATAATCCTTGTCACTCTGGTAGCTGGAGTTTCCCTTAATTTCGGTTTTTATTTCTGGTTGGGCGTATTTCTAAACGCCTTTATTTTTGCCAGCCTGGGTGTGGCGTCAGCCATGTTAATCAAGGCACATTCTGACCAGGCCCTTATCAGTAACTTCATCATTACTCCTATGGTTTTCCTGGGAGGAACATTTTTTCCGGTAGAAAACATGCCCGGGCCTGTTCAATGGTTATTAAAGGCCCTCCCCTTAACCCATGCTTCTCACATGATAAGGTCAGCGGCTTACGGAGAGGGCCTTATACCGTCTTCCTTGGTTATTTTGTTAGTTCTTTCTGTTTTAGGCCTGGTTTTGGCCTATCGTTCTGTTGATAAAGCCAGAGATTAA
- a CDS encoding bacterio-opsin activator HTH domain-containing protein produces the protein MPVIIGPQEIKEFDVDAMAIRVFLKALEIIGGPRKLIEYRNLTWITSLMEASYAIVLAEEAFKTEDDIAEFLGLTRQTVRNILRAEPELVLKKLEGELQEKTPRAHTAGGLAKLAYKEIKEGRDALVFFSAVLQESAKVLGVGWPAEVLVRIKGLSWPADPEEVAERLAGLVVDGKALDNIVREHEGPIDHPRVLLHYLAQKLKEA, from the coding sequence ATGCCAGTAATAATTGGACCGCAAGAAATCAAAGAGTTTGACGTAGATGCCATGGCCATAAGGGTTTTTTTAAAGGCCCTTGAGATCATAGGTGGCCCGCGTAAGTTGATTGAATATCGCAACCTTACCTGGATTACCAGCTTGATGGAGGCCTCTTACGCCATAGTACTGGCCGAAGAAGCCTTTAAAACCGAAGATGACATCGCCGAATTTCTAGGTCTTACCCGCCAAACCGTACGCAATATTTTGCGAGCGGAGCCTGAACTGGTTTTAAAGAAGCTTGAGGGAGAGCTTCAGGAAAAAACTCCCCGAGCCCATACGGCAGGCGGCCTGGCCAAGCTGGCTTACAAAGAGATAAAAGAAGGCCGAGATGCCCTGGTTTTCTTCTCGGCTGTGCTTCAAGAAAGCGCTAAAGTTCTCGGAGTAGGCTGGCCAGCCGAAGTCCTGGTACGTATTAAGGGTCTATCCTGGCCGGCTGACCCTGAAGAAGTAGCTGAGCGGCTGGCAGGACTCGTCGTTGACGGTAAGGCCCTAGACAATATAGTGCGTGAGCACGAAGGACCGATAGATCATCCGCGTGTGCTCTTACATTACTTAGCTCAAAAACTTAAAGAAGCTTAA
- a CDS encoding MBL fold metallo-hydrolase gives MKTLVNDYSLLEIARQKKHHLPDGRFKNPWLPYEAPKLAKIFKWKLSHLVTKENNHIPVIYPSPGLLQETEGPIISFLAHNTVFLRLGGKNFLFDPIFGNISGIIKRHTPPPILPEKLPPIDFVIYSHAHRDHLDLQSLQRLPGNPKVITPLKFSLYLKNSNHELDWFDEYEEAGFLIRAVPVQHWSKRNIGDTNLALWAGFIIETPGFKVFFGGDTGYFFGFKEIGDLFGPFDLALVPAGAYLPRELMRPFHLSPEEAVKVCMDINAKFGMPIHWGAYKLGDEALDDPPKLFKKYALNRGFKPLIIYPGEVAYIENGKPFFLTS, from the coding sequence ATGAAAACTCTTGTTAATGATTATTCCCTTTTAGAAATTGCCAGGCAAAAAAAACATCATCTGCCTGATGGCCGTTTTAAAAACCCCTGGTTGCCTTATGAAGCTCCAAAGCTTGCCAAAATATTTAAATGGAAGCTTTCTCATTTAGTCACTAAAGAAAATAATCATATTCCCGTTATTTATCCGTCTCCAGGGCTTCTCCAAGAAACTGAAGGGCCAATTATCTCTTTTCTGGCCCATAACACCGTTTTTCTAAGGCTTGGAGGGAAGAACTTTCTTTTTGATCCTATTTTTGGCAACATAAGTGGTATTATCAAAAGGCACACTCCGCCTCCGATATTGCCCGAAAAGCTTCCTCCTATTGACTTTGTTATATATAGCCACGCCCACCGTGACCATTTAGATCTTCAAAGCTTACAAAGGCTCCCTGGAAATCCCAAAGTTATAACGCCGCTCAAGTTTTCCCTTTACCTAAAAAATTCCAATCATGAACTCGACTGGTTTGACGAATACGAAGAGGCGGGGTTTCTCATCAGGGCTGTGCCCGTGCAACACTGGTCCAAAAGAAACATAGGCGATACAAACCTTGCCCTCTGGGCCGGGTTTATCATAGAAACGCCAGGTTTTAAGGTCTTTTTCGGTGGTGATACCGGTTATTTTTTCGGATTTAAAGAAATAGGAGATCTTTTCGGCCCGTTTGATTTAGCTCTGGTCCCGGCAGGGGCTTATCTCCCGCGAGAGTTAATGAGGCCCTTTCACTTAAGCCCAGAGGAAGCTGTTAAAGTTTGTATGGACATTAACGCCAAGTTTGGCATGCCAATCCATTGGGGGGCTTATAAGCTTGGCGACGAAGCCCTTGATGATCCTCCTAAACTCTTTAAAAAATACGCCTTAAACAGAGGGTTTAAACCCCTGATTATTTATCCTGGTGAAGTGGCTTATATAGAAAACGGAAAGCCTTTTTTTCTCACTTCTTGA
- the pabB gene encoding aminodeoxychorismate synthase component I — protein sequence MRTRENLNTPFFIKEFEPSNLLDLKSLLKEGYKRDFLVFLDTSRVSGEENRHFYFIDPVKILLFKPGDDLAVFFRKLEEALSEGLWLAGFFSYEFGYFLDKKLTSCYKEPHFLPLVFLAAFKHPQIFEAKGVCFGEAEEPELQNLKLSLAQEEYISKIRQIKGYIASGDTYQVNFTMKYHFSFKGDTLSWYLALRRKQRVSYGALIKTPEFQVLSFSPELFIRVKEGNIFTRPMKGTASRGDNLSEDEKLAAFLSSDTKNQAENVMIVDLLRNDLGRVCEKGSVWVPKLFEVEKYETVLQMTSTVKGKLKNFSLLDIFKALFPCGSVTGAPKIRTMEIISELETEPRGVYTGAIGFISPQKEMVFNVAIRTLALSQGQGEFGIGSGIVWDSNPEKEYEESLLKAKFLKDKAPYFELIETIRFDPGEDVKLLSFHLSRLKTSAAYFGFPLDEKALLALLQEVFKTLDKPAKLRLLLREDGRLKLEAYPLPSPPKEIKIALVKKDYVPPKKFLLHKTTYRHWFNRWQDFAKKNGLFEVVFYDEKERLLEGTISNIFLQINGKLYTPPAKLGLLPGVLRESLLSAGKAYEKELYLADLYQAEKIFVGNTVRGLLAVSHLFKK from the coding sequence ATGCGGACCAGGGAAAACCTAAATACTCCTTTTTTTATTAAAGAATTTGAACCTTCAAATCTTTTGGATCTAAAAAGTCTTCTTAAGGAAGGCTATAAGCGAGATTTTCTGGTGTTTTTAGACACATCTCGGGTTAGCGGCGAAGAAAACAGGCATTTTTATTTTATTGACCCAGTTAAAATTCTCCTATTTAAACCGGGAGATGATCTGGCAGTTTTTTTCCGCAAACTTGAGGAGGCCCTTTCAGAAGGATTATGGCTGGCAGGCTTTTTTTCCTATGAGTTCGGCTACTTTTTGGATAAAAAACTGACTTCCTGTTATAAAGAGCCTCATTTTTTGCCGCTGGTATTTCTCGCGGCCTTTAAACATCCGCAAATCTTTGAGGCTAAAGGAGTTTGTTTTGGCGAGGCCGAAGAGCCTGAACTGCAAAATCTTAAACTTTCTCTCGCTCAAGAAGAATACATTTCAAAAATCAGGCAAATCAAAGGCTACATTGCCTCAGGAGATACCTATCAGGTAAACTTTACCATGAAATATCATTTTTCTTTCAAGGGAGACACCCTATCCTGGTACCTGGCCCTGAGACGCAAGCAAAGGGTTTCTTACGGAGCGCTTATAAAAACGCCTGAATTTCAAGTGCTGAGTTTTTCGCCTGAGCTTTTCATCAGGGTAAAAGAGGGAAACATTTTCACCAGGCCTATGAAGGGCACGGCTTCCCGCGGGGACAATCTTTCAGAAGACGAAAAGCTTGCTGCTTTTCTCTCTTCTGACACCAAAAACCAGGCGGAAAACGTAATGATTGTTGATCTCTTGCGGAATGACCTGGGCCGTGTTTGCGAAAAAGGGAGCGTATGGGTGCCCAAACTATTTGAAGTGGAAAAATATGAAACCGTTTTGCAAATGACTTCAACCGTCAAAGGAAAGCTTAAAAATTTTAGTCTTTTAGACATATTCAAGGCGCTTTTTCCGTGTGGCTCGGTAACTGGCGCTCCAAAGATCCGCACCATGGAGATAATTTCTGAACTCGAAACCGAACCAAGAGGCGTTTATACAGGAGCCATTGGCTTTATTTCTCCTCAAAAAGAGATGGTTTTTAATGTGGCTATTCGCACCCTGGCTTTGAGTCAAGGCCAAGGGGAGTTCGGCATAGGTTCGGGAATTGTCTGGGATAGTAATCCGGAAAAAGAATACGAAGAAAGCCTTCTTAAGGCCAAATTTTTAAAAGACAAGGCCCCCTATTTTGAATTAATAGAAACAATAAGATTTGATCCAGGAGAAGACGTAAAACTCCTTTCTTTTCATCTCTCACGCCTTAAAACCTCGGCTGCTTATTTTGGTTTCCCTCTAGATGAAAAGGCCCTTTTAGCGCTTCTTCAAGAGGTTTTTAAAACTCTTGATAAACCGGCAAAACTTCGTCTGCTCTTAAGAGAAGACGGGCGCTTAAAGCTTGAGGCTTACCCCCTACCCTCGCCTCCGAAAGAAATAAAAATTGCGCTGGTAAAAAAAGACTACGTACCACCTAAAAAATTTCTTCTACATAAAACAACTTATCGCCATTGGTTCAATCGCTGGCAGGATTTTGCTAAAAAAAATGGCCTCTTTGAAGTAGTTTTTTACGACGAAAAAGAAAGACTGCTTGAAGGGACTATTTCAAACATTTTTCTGCAAATTAACGGCAAATTATATACCCCGCCAGCTAAACTTGGCCTTTTGCCAGGGGTTTTGCGGGAAAGCCTTTTAAGCGCCGGCAAAGCTTATGAAAAAGAACTCTACCTAGCCGACCTTTACCAGGCAGAAAAAATCTTTGTGGGAAACACCGTAAGAGGCCTTTTAGCAGTTAGCCATCTTTTCAAGAAGTGA
- a CDS encoding ATP-binding cassette domain-containing protein produces MLKAKGLSKIFTSGLLSKQRVNAVDNVDIEIKQGEILALVGESGSGKSSLGRLLLMLMQPTKGEIHFNGHELTKMKKKDLRKMRKKMQLIPQHPEDSLDPLWKIYSSLAEPLRIHGLDASKNTLLKLIEMVGLREEHLYRYPHELSGGELQRVMIARAISLRPKFIVCDEPTSMLDMSVQAAIARMLLALQEKFGLSYLFITHDLELAKIVAHRTAVMYAGQIVEEGVDVFESPFHPYTEMLLKGVKEPPESTEKPPGGCRFYDKCPKKGPKCLTSPEMVTVNGRKVRCHLFA; encoded by the coding sequence ATGCTTAAAGCGAAAGGACTTTCCAAAATTTTTACTTCAGGCCTGTTATCAAAACAAAGAGTCAATGCCGTTGACAACGTTGATATTGAAATAAAACAGGGAGAAATATTGGCCCTTGTAGGAGAAAGCGGAAGTGGAAAATCAAGTCTTGGCCGTCTGCTTTTAATGCTAATGCAGCCAACTAAAGGAGAAATTCATTTTAACGGCCACGAGCTAACCAAAATGAAGAAGAAAGACCTCCGAAAAATGCGCAAGAAAATGCAACTAATTCCTCAGCATCCAGAGGATTCTTTAGACCCTTTGTGGAAAATTTACAGCAGTCTCGCCGAGCCTTTAAGAATTCACGGTCTTGACGCCAGCAAAAACACACTTCTTAAACTCATTGAAATGGTAGGTCTCCGTGAAGAACACCTTTACCGCTATCCTCACGAGCTAAGCGGTGGAGAACTGCAAAGGGTGATGATTGCGCGGGCCATATCTCTAAGGCCAAAGTTTATTGTCTGTGATGAACCCACTTCCATGCTGGATATGTCGGTTCAAGCCGCCATCGCAAGGATGCTACTGGCGTTGCAGGAGAAGTTTGGCCTAAGTTATCTATTTATTACCCACGACCTTGAGCTGGCTAAAATAGTAGCCCATAGAACGGCCGTCATGTATGCCGGCCAAATTGTGGAAGAAGGGGTGGATGTCTTTGAAAGTCCCTTTCATCCTTATACCGAGATGCTACTAAAAGGCGTTAAGGAGCCTCCTGAGTCAACAGAAAAACCGCCTGGGGGATGTAGGTTTTACGACAAGTGCCCTAAAAAGGGCCCCAAATGCCTTACCTCACCCGAGATGGTAACTGTAAATGGCCGAAAGGTTCGCTGCCACCTATTTGCTTAG
- a CDS encoding ABC transporter ATP-binding protein: protein MKSLLNVKNLSVHFMLEEITVKAVDRASIEVKENEVLTLIGESGSGKSVLGMAILKLLPSNIKIGGRIDFNGFNLLELPEEKMKDIRGQEIAWVPQNPSSSLNPVLKVGFQIAEPMEVHLGYGRKTAWQKAIDLLRFFDIRPPEKRAKQYPHQYSGGMRQRALVAMGTSTRPKLIIADEPTKGVDATKKIRVIELFRKIRNNHKPSLLIITHDLPFAEKLADRVAVMYCGQVVEVAKAETFFNSPLHPYSKALLESLPSKGLKPIKGLSPSMIDPPKGCRFRPRCDYATDKCFEEPPFNGQVRCWLYA from the coding sequence ATGAAGAGCTTGCTTAACGTCAAAAACTTGAGTGTTCACTTCATGCTAGAAGAGATCACGGTAAAGGCCGTTGACAGAGCCAGCATTGAAGTAAAAGAAAACGAAGTGCTTACCTTAATTGGAGAAAGCGGAAGCGGAAAATCCGTCCTTGGCATGGCCATTTTGAAACTGCTCCCTAGCAACATAAAAATAGGTGGACGAATTGACTTCAATGGCTTTAACCTTCTGGAATTACCTGAAGAAAAAATGAAAGACATAAGAGGCCAAGAAATTGCCTGGGTTCCTCAAAATCCATCTTCTTCTTTAAATCCAGTTTTGAAAGTAGGTTTTCAAATTGCAGAACCCATGGAAGTCCATCTCGGTTATGGGAGAAAGACAGCCTGGCAAAAGGCTATAGACTTGCTCAGATTCTTTGACATAAGGCCTCCTGAGAAAAGGGCTAAACAATATCCCCATCAATATAGCGGTGGCATGAGACAAAGGGCCCTGGTAGCCATGGGCACTTCAACCAGGCCCAAGCTCATTATTGCCGACGAACCCACTAAGGGAGTTGATGCCACCAAAAAAATCAGAGTGATAGAGCTCTTCAGAAAAATCAGGAATAACCATAAACCATCGCTTCTTATTATCACCCATGATCTGCCCTTTGCTGAAAAATTGGCGGATAGAGTAGCGGTGATGTATTGCGGTCAGGTAGTAGAGGTGGCCAAAGCGGAGACATTTTTTAACTCTCCGCTTCATCCGTATTCAAAGGCCCTGCTTGAGTCATTGCCTTCAAAGGGATTAAAACCCATAAAAGGCCTCTCGCCCAGTATGATAGATCCGCCTAAAGGCTGCCGCTTCAGACCCAGATGTGATTACGCTACGGATAAATGTTTTGAAGAACCCCCCTTTAATGGTCAGGTAAGGTGCTGGCTTTATGCTTAA